The segment TCTTGACGGCATCGATTCCTTCGACGGCCTGAAGTGAGGAAAACACCCCGGCCTGTTTGATCAGATCCTGGTCTGTCTGCTGGCGCATGACCGACGTAATGAAAAGATAAAACAGCAGAAAGGCAATAAAGGATGAAATCGTGAAGATTCCCGCATACCAGAGGGTCAATCGGAATGCCAGCGTGCGGTGTATCTTAGTCGGCTTCCTTGAGAACATAGCCCACTCCGCGGACGGTATGAATGAGTTTTACGGAAAATGCCTTGTCAATTTTATCCCGTAGCCGGTAAATTCTGGCTTCGACCACATTGGTCTGGGGATCGAAATTGTAATCCCATACATGTTCCATGATCATGGTTTTGGAAACGACTTTTCCGGCATTTCTCATGAGATATTCCAGGAGAGAAAATTCAAGGGGTTGCAGATCAAGGTGCTTTTCGCCGCGGATCACTTCCCGTGAGATCAGATTCATTGACAGATCGGCTACGGTCAGACGGGTTGGCTCGGAAGCGCCGCTGGCCCGTCTGATCAGCGCTTGAACCCGTGCCAGCAATTCTGAAAATGCGAACGGTTTGGTCAGATAATCATCGCTTCCGGTTTCAAGCCCCTTGACCCGATCCTCAATGGAGCCTCTGGCGCTCAGGATAATGACGGGTGTATTGACGCCTTTTTGCCTCATCGTCCCGATGAGCTTCAACCCGTCAATGCCTGGCAGCATGATATCGACAACTGCGCAGTCATAGGGCTCGGTCAGGGCCATGTGAAGGCCGTCTTCTCCGTCTGTCGCATGGTCAGCAGCAAACCCCGCCGCCCTGAGTCCTTTCAGAACAAAAGAAGCAATTTTTAAATCATCTTCAACCAGAAGTATCCGCAAATATCAGTCTCCAGTTCACAGTCGTGAGCCATGGGCCTTGAGTCCTCAGTCCACAGCACTCAGTCCTCAGTCTTTTTTAAACACCCCCACCGGCCGCAAAGGCGTTTCTTCATCAGTTTCAGTGACGAAAAAATCCGTGATATCCGGCGTTTCATCCTGCGGGTTTGCGTCGGCATCCGGGTTTTTGTCCTCACCGGAAAACGGGCTTTGGATGGGTTCCGCATTTTCGGGAGCTGCCGCGACGGCTGTTTCGTGATTCGGGACAATTGGCCGATTTTCCAAAGCCACCGGATCACGGGTGCCCATATACCTGCTTGAAAGATTAATGGCAATGGAACGGTTTTCATTGATCGCTTCGTCGACCACGGGTTGAAGAAGGTCTGCCAGTTCGCGCTCGCTTTCGGAAGGCGGCCTGACGTTTTTAAACAGTTCTGCGGCTTCCTTGCGATCGATGACAAAACCATGATCCGGATAGCCGGATACCAGTTTTTGAAGGGTGCCGTCTTTCAGGTTGGCCCGGACGATCCGTGAGCCATATTCTGTGGCGATTCTGACGGCCCGGTCAATTTCTCCCAGGCGCATGGGATCGATCTGGCTGTATATGGGGCTGAACAGGCCGACAGCAATATTGGCCGCGATTTCGGAGGCGCTTTTTGTGGTGATCTGGCCTCCGCTCCTGAATTTGAGCCCCAGGAAATATTCCTCAAACATCCGATAGACTTCGGACTGAAGGGTTGCCAGCGCCTGGGTGATGGTGAGGCCCGAGCTTCGCTCGCCCACTTCATCTGTTTTGAGCAGCTGAACGTCGATGGGTCCTATTTCGGAATCCTCCGGCATGATGATTTCATCTGCGCCGAGAGCAATCAGCGTTCCGGCGCTTTTACAGACGGTGTGGACGTAGATGGATAATGATGTGCAGTGCTGCTGAATCCGTCGTATCATCCGGTAGGCGACATGGGGGTCTCCGCCATAAGTGCCTAAAAGCAGAAGCGTCTTGTCGTATCTGTTAGTGCGGCAGCAGTCTGTGATCGTCTGATCGTAAGGTTCTTCGATTGGTCCGCACAACAGAATAATATCGGATTGTAATGCTTCGGTCAGTCTGCCGATAACCGGCGATAGCACGGTATCAAGTTTTGCGGGCATAAAGGGCCTCCGTATCGATTCTCAAAGGGGTCAGCTGAATATTCATCTGAATCTGTCTGCGTTGAAACCGGCCAAACATGAAAGCCGATTACACTTTGCGGCCGGAAACCAGTTGTGTGAAATGTTCAAATGACCGGTCATGGGTTTTTTCGGCATCTTCCGGAAAACATCAGCCGGGCAGTTGCCGGTTTGATAAGTGGTAACGGATGCATTCACAGCAGACTCCTTTGCGTGAGCATCCGGAATAACTGCAGCTGCACGATTTAAGATTTTTTTTCTGCTTACATTCCATGGCGTCTCCTTGTGCGCGGGATCAACAAGTGAATACGGATTAATTGATACGGGGCATAGTATCAATATCATACGGACGTATCAAGACTTAATGAGTTTTGATGAGACATGAATACACGGCCGTCCGGGTTTGCTTGTATTTTGATCCGTTACAACGGGTTTTATCGGAAATATCTCCTGTTTGATAAAAATACTGTCTGTTGATACCGGGTCAATAGTGACATCCACGGGGATGTCATCATTTTCTATGGCATCGAAGAAAATGTCTGCCAGTCAATTGAAGATCTGTTTATGGAAAGTCCGGCGGTCAGAGAGCTGGTACACCGCAACAAGGCCAACGTCATCGGCCTGATATATGACGTAGCGAACGGGCCGGTCGGGTGGCTTCCGGAGCAACGATCCGAAGAGATCCTTAAGGCGGTGGAAGAAAGAAAATTTTCATCGTGCTGAAAATGCCAAATGTGCCCATGGGCATGAGCGATCTCCTGCGGCAGTTCCGGGGATATCCGGTTGAGGTCCGTCGGCTTTGCCGCGGATAGTTTTCGGTTGACACGGTGCCGGTGGGTTTTGTATATCGATAGAAATTAAAGTTCTGCAGGGGTGGCCATTTACGGGTCTGAGATTATACCCTTTGAACCTGAACTGGGTAATTCCAGCGTAGGGAAATGATACCGGATTTCATTTTTATTTGATTGCGATGAATTCAAAGGCCGTTTCCGTCAGGAGACGGCCTTTTGCGTTTGTGCGTCTCCTCTGCAGTTCAATTTCAACGCGTTCATCAGGCATTTTAAATTAAACATCATACAGGAGGAGAATCTATCATGAAACCCAAACACGTCGCCCGGGCCGTTATCTTCGTGGCCATTGCTGTTGCCCTGTCTCCGTTGTTTATTCCGGTGGGGTTTACAAAATGTTTTCCGGCACAGCACATGATCAATGTCATCAGCGCCGTGATGCTGGGGCCCTGGTATGCTGTTGGCATAGCGTTTCTGGCGGCCGTGATCCGGAACATGCTCGGCCTGGGAACGCTTCTGGCCTTTCCCGGCGGCATGATCGGTGCGCTGCTGGCGGGCCTGTCCTATCGCATATTTAAAAATATCTATGCGGCCGGGGTTGGCGAGGTCATCGGGACCGGTATTTTAGGCTCTCTGGTCAGCGTCTGGATTGTGGGCCCGTTGCTGATGGGAAAACCCTTTGCCGTGGCCACGCTGATGACGGCATTCAGTATCAGCACCATCGGTGGGACGGTGATCGGGATCATTGCCTTGAGGCTGCTTGAAAAGACAGGAAAATTTAAATCGTGATCCATCTCAGCGGGGTCTTTTATCAGTATCCCGCATCCGGCGGCCGGGTGTTGAACGGGATCGACCTGCGTGTTGACCGGGCGGAGTATATAGTTGTCTGCGGCGGTAACGGGTCTGGAAAATCTACGTTCGGGTATCTGTTGAACGGATTGATACCGCATTTTTTTGGCGGAACACTGACCGGTACCGTCACTGTCGCGGGGATGGATACCCGGAACGGAACCGGATCCGACATGGCTGCCGCTGTCGGGCTGGTGTTCCAGAATCCGGATGCCCAGTTGTTCAATATGACGGTGGAAAAGGAAATCGCCTTTGGCCTGGAAAGCCTCGGACTGGTGCCTGAACATATCGACAGGCGAATCGATGCAGTGGCCGGCGCGTTTGATATCGGCCATCTTCTGAATACGTCTCCGGAGAATCTCTCCGGCGGGGAAAAACGGCTGGTGGCGATTGCGTCGGTCATCTGTCTGGATCCTTCCGTGATCGTTCTGGATGAACCGTTTGCCAATCTGGATCAAGAGGCGGCGGTTCGGGTTCGACAGATTCTTAAACAGATTTACCAGAGCGGTAAAACGGTGGTTGTGATCGAACATCTCATGGCGGATCTTCTGGAAGATGCCACCCGGTGTGTGCTTGTGCGTGACGGCCGTATCTGTTTTGATGGTGAGCCGCCGGCTGCGGGTGATCATCTGATCCGGGAGGGTCTTGTTTCCAGATATCCGATACGCCATCGTGTCATAAGCCAACCTCAGTCCTGCCGGCCGGTTGTTTCCGTAAAAAATCTGTCGTGCCGGATGAACGGAACCCGGATTCTTGAAAAGGTTTCATTTGATCTGAACAGCGGGGAATCGGTCGCCCTGATCGGCAAAAACGGAGCCGGCAAGACGACCTTGATCAAGCACCTGAACGGTCTGCTATGCTCCGGTGCCGGTTCGGTGGTTGTTCACGGGATTGATGCCGGCAAATTTTCCCCGCAGGAGATGGCCAGCTCCGTGGGCCTGTGCTTTCAGAATTCCAATGACCAGTTTTTCAAATCATCTGTGAAAGAAGAGCTTATGGCAGGACTGCCAATGACCGGTCGCCGGGACGATCTCTGGATGAACGAAATCTGCGATATGTTTGATCTGCGCAGGTTGCTCGAAATTTCTCCTTACCAGATCAGCGAAGGGGAAAAAAAACGGGTCGCCATCGGGTCCATACTGGCAATGAAACCGGAGGTACTGGTCCTCGATGAGCCCACCGCCGGTCAGGATGGCCGTTTCAGGGAGGCGCTGGCAAGAATGCTGAAAAAATATGAACGGCGGAACCACACGATTCTGATCGTGACACATGACCTTGATTTTGCCCGGGCAACGACAGACCGGTGGATTGTGCTGGAAAATGGCAGGATTGCATCGGACGGTTCGCCGGGCGAAAAGAAGTGGGGCCAAGACAGCCGCCTTACAGGGTTATTATCATCGGGGGGATTGAACCGTGGGGTTTAAAAACGTCGTAAAAACGCTTGATCCGAGGACAATACTGGTTCTGGGCCTGCTGGGGCTGAGTGCCGTTTTTTGTGCCCGCAGTGTCGAAACACTCGTGGTCGAGGCGGTCGTTGTCTCGGTGCTCCTGTTCTTTCTGGAAGATAGAGAGTCCGTCCGGGAAATGCTTCGGCTGACCTGTCCCATGGTGGGGGTGGTGGCCCTCATATCCCTTTTGTCATTTGATGCGGCTGCGGCCACGTATCAGGCCGTACGGCTTTTTAATCTGCTCGTGGTCTCCGGTCTGTTTTTCCATGTCCTGGGGCCGGACGGGCTGGAAACGGCACTGAGAAAGCTGAATGTTCCTTATTCACTGGTGTTTCTGCTGACCACCTCATTTCGGTATGTGCCGCTGATGAAAGGGAAAATTCGTCACATTATGGATGCGCAGATATCCCGGGGGATTGATTTGCGTCCCCGGCTGAAAAATGCGCCCCACTTTATCGCCCTGTTGATGCCGCTTCTGATACAGTCGCTGATTCTCTCCGATGAGCTGGCCATGGCCATGATGTCCCGGGGGTATGGGAGCCGGCAACGGACCATGAGAACCTGCTGCCGTTTCATGCTGAGAGATTATGGCGTTATGGCAGTTTCACTGACCGGATTTGCAGTTTTTCTCTGGTGGGAACGGACGGGACTTTGAGAAAAGTGAATCGGAAATATTAAATTTCAGAGCCTCTTTCCCCTTTTTTGTCCATCGGGATGACTGTGAACAACACGGAACTGGACAGGGCCCAAAGATTGATAGCCGCAAAGAGCCACAAGAAACGTAAAAAAATAAGCCGCGGATTTACACGGATGAACGCGGATAGAAAAGCGCAGATCAAAAGGAATTTTGGTTATTAATCATACAAGAAAGATCCGTGATGATCCGCACAGATCCGCGGCAAAATATTTTAAGGCAGCCAGGTAACGCCCAGTCGGGTGGGTGCCGGCAGACTGCCAGCGCCGGTTATTCTTCGGTGCCGGCCTTTCGTCTCCAGATTTTCCAGTTTACAATATAGTTTTCAAGGTCATCGGGGTGGATAAATTCCCCGGAGATGATTTTGCCTCGAACGGAAATTCCCGCTTCGTGGACGGTGTCTGCATTGCCGGAAACCAGGGGATGCCACCAGGCCAGATCCTTGCCCTCGAAGAGGAGCCTGTAGGCACAGGTGCGGGGAAGCCAACGAAATTTATGGATATTATCTGCCGTCAGGGTATGACAGTCCGGCACCAGTTCGGTCCGGTTCTCATAGGCCTTGCACCGGCAGGTATCAATATCCATCAGTTCGCAGGCGACATTGGTATACCGGATTTTACCGGTTTTCATGTCCTCGAGTTTTTCGAGGCAGCATCGCCCGCACCCGTCACACAGGGATTCCCATTGTTCTCTGGTCATTTCTGAAAGGCCCCTGGTTTTCCAGAAAGGCAACTGATTTTCAGTCATTTTAAACAGTTTCAAATTGTCCTGTTATAAGATAAAAGCTTCTTGTTTCTTATTTTTTCCCTCAAGCGAAGCGCTCCTCAAACGAAGTGGTCCTCAAGCGATAGCGGTCTTTTAGCCCGCGCGATAGCGCGCTAAGTTCAAGCTACTGTTTGTAGCCGAAGGTTCTGAGCAGTTGTTTTCTGGCCTGAATATCACTGTCTGTTTCAATACCCTTTGAGGCAAGGCCGTCAATGACGCCGAGTATTCCGCGCCCCTGATCGGTTTCTGCCACGATGACTTCAACCGGATTGGCAGTGGCGCAGAAAATACGGCAGACTTCGGGTACGTTTTTGATGGCGTTGAGTACATTGATGGGGAAAATCCCTTCCATGAACAGGATAAAACTGTGACCGGCAGAAAGATTGACGGCATTGCGTCCGGCCAGTTCGGTCAGGGCTGCATCTGTCCCGGTATGCCTCACCAGACACGCGTCGGATGCTTCACAGAATGCCAGACCGAATTTTGCCATGGGAACCGAATTGACCATGGCTTCGTAAATATCTTCAATGGTTTTGATAAAGTGAGATTGCCCCAGAATAAAG is part of the Desulfobacterales bacterium genome and harbors:
- a CDS encoding response regulator transcription factor, translated to MRILLVEDDLKIASFVLKGLRAAGFAADHATDGEDGLHMALTEPYDCAVVDIMLPGIDGLKLIGTMRQKGVNTPVIILSARGSIEDRVKGLETGSDDYLTKPFAFSELLARVQALIRRASGASEPTRLTVADLSMNLISREVIRGEKHLDLQPLEFSLLEYLMRNAGKVVSKTMIMEHVWDYNFDPQTNVVEARIYRLRDKIDKAFSVKLIHTVRGVGYVLKEAD
- a CDS encoding energy-coupling factor transporter transmembrane component T translates to MGFKNVVKTLDPRTILVLGLLGLSAVFCARSVETLVVEAVVVSVLLFFLEDRESVREMLRLTCPMVGVVALISLLSFDAAAATYQAVRLFNLLVVSGLFFHVLGPDGLETALRKLNVPYSLVFLLTTSFRYVPLMKGKIRHIMDAQISRGIDLRPRLKNAPHFIALLMPLLIQSLILSDELAMAMMSRGYGSRQRTMRTCCRFMLRDYGVMAVSLTGFAVFLWWERTGL
- the thiW gene encoding energy coupling factor transporter S component ThiW — encoded protein: MKPKHVARAVIFVAIAVALSPLFIPVGFTKCFPAQHMINVISAVMLGPWYAVGIAFLAAVIRNMLGLGTLLAFPGGMIGALLAGLSYRIFKNIYAAGVGEVIGTGILGSLVSVWIVGPLLMGKPFAVATLMTAFSISTIGGTVIGIIALRLLEKTGKFKS
- a CDS encoding ABC transporter ATP-binding protein — translated: MIHLSGVFYQYPASGGRVLNGIDLRVDRAEYIVVCGGNGSGKSTFGYLLNGLIPHFFGGTLTGTVTVAGMDTRNGTGSDMAAAVGLVFQNPDAQLFNMTVEKEIAFGLESLGLVPEHIDRRIDAVAGAFDIGHLLNTSPENLSGGEKRLVAIASVICLDPSVIVLDEPFANLDQEAAVRVRQILKQIYQSGKTVVVIEHLMADLLEDATRCVLVRDGRICFDGEPPAAGDHLIREGLVSRYPIRHRVISQPQSCRPVVSVKNLSCRMNGTRILEKVSFDLNSGESVALIGKNGAGKTTLIKHLNGLLCSGAGSVVVHGIDAGKFSPQEMASSVGLCFQNSNDQFFKSSVKEELMAGLPMTGRRDDLWMNEICDMFDLRRLLEISPYQISEGEKKRVAIGSILAMKPEVLVLDEPTAGQDGRFREALARMLKKYERRNHTILIVTHDLDFARATTDRWIVLENGRIASDGSPGEKKWGQDSRLTGLLSSGGLNRGV
- a CDS encoding adenosine-specific kinase, which codes for MELKLVKIENPDNLNFILGQSHFIKTIEDIYEAMVNSVPMAKFGLAFCEASDACLVRHTGTDAALTELAGRNAVNLSAGHSFILFMEGIFPINVLNAIKNVPEVCRIFCATANPVEVIVAETDQGRGILGVIDGLASKGIETDSDIQARKQLLRTFGYKQ
- a CDS encoding YcgN family cysteine cluster protein, translating into MTENQLPFWKTRGLSEMTREQWESLCDGCGRCCLEKLEDMKTGKIRYTNVACELMDIDTCRCKAYENRTELVPDCHTLTADNIHKFRWLPRTCAYRLLFEGKDLAWWHPLVSGNADTVHEAGISVRGKIISGEFIHPDDLENYIVNWKIWRRKAGTEE